A single region of the Eremothecium gossypii ATCC 10895 chromosome V, complete sequence genome encodes:
- the YRA2 gene encoding Yra2p (Syntenic homolog of Saccharomyces cerevisiae YKL214C (YRA2); 1-intron) has product MSVDEHLNQGTGEKQYRRRDLRNGLASRMGLGESTYRAREYGPSRRSRFRDRRDARPPPPTHQRVRFLNIPLDVSDYEIDDLLKDLPKPLYSKFYDHEDSRSAVFEFEDHSILDKCVELYNGLELHGAKITVEIFEQQGRFADSTRTNRSTDHVEKEAGFKTGRPRGKARATKKEKPPQPTLEDLDAELDAYMNGN; this is encoded by the exons ATGTCTGTTGACGAACACTTGAACCAGGGTACTGGTGAGAAA CAATATCGCCGTCGAGACTTACGTAATGGACTAGCTTCACGCATGGGTCTGGGGGAAAGCACGTATCGGGCGCGAGAGTACGGCCCCTCGCGCCGCTCACGTTTCAGGGACCGGCGAGACGCAAGGCCTCCTCCGCCTACACATCAGAGAGTGCGTTTTTTAAACATTCCCCTTGATGTGAGCGACTATGAGATTGACGACCTTTTAAAGGACCTACCCAAACCATTGTATAGCAAATTTTACGATCACGAGGATAGCCGCAGCGCCGTGTTTGAGTTCGAGGACCACAGCATCTTGGACAAGTGCGTCGAACTTTACAATGGCCTCGAGCTACATGGTGCGAAGATAACAGTGGAAATTTTTGAACAGCAGGGAAGGTTCGCTGACAGTACAAGGACAAACCGCTCTACAGATCACGTTGAGAAAGAAGCCGGCTTCAAAACAGGTCGGCCACGTGGGAAAGCTCGGGCAaccaagaaggagaagcCGCCACAGCCCACGCTGGAAGACCTTGATGCTGAATTAGATGCCTATATGAATGGGAACTGA
- the MIR1 gene encoding Mir1p (Syntenic homolog of Saccharomyces cerevisiae YJR077C (MIR1)), with translation MSTSYQVPNYSLSDYAKFALAGAIGCGATHSAMVPIDVVKTRIQLEPLKYSSGMVGSFRKIVGEEGAAALLTGFGPTLLGYSMQGAFKFGGYEVFKKAFVDALGYETACQYRTPIYIGSAAIAEFFADIALCPLEATRIRLVSQPTFANGLVGGFARILKEEGIGSFYNGFTPILFKQIPYNIAKFVVFEHAANAYFGLAGSKENLSTTAATGINLLAGLTAGLAAAVISQPADTLLSKVNKTKKAPGQSTFGLLMQLAKQLGFVGSFAGLPTRLVMVGTLTSLQFGIYGKLKQSLGCGPAVEIGKGH, from the coding sequence ATGTCGACATCATATCAAGTTCCTAACTACTCGCTGTCGGACTACGCCAAGTTTGCCTTGGCTGGTGCCATCGGTTGCGGTGCCACGCACTCTGCGATGGTTCCAATCGACGTGGTCAAGACCAGAATCCAGCTCGAGCCTCTTAAGTACAGCAGCGGTATGGTAGGGTCTTTCCGCAAGATCGTCGGTGAGGAGggtgccgccgcgctgtTGACCGGGTTTGGCCCAACTCTGCTAGGCTACTCTATGCAGGGTGCGTTCAAGTTCGGGGGTTACGAAGTGTTCAAGAAGGCGTTCGTGGACGCTCTAGGCTACGAGACCGCCTGCCAGTACCGTACTCCTATCTACATCGGTTCTGCCGCGATCGCCGAGTTTTTCGCGGACATCGCACTATGTCCGTTGGAGGCCACGAGAATCAGACTTGTCTCGCAGCCTACTTTCGCCAACGGTCTTGTTGGCGGCTTTGCACGTATCCTTAAAGAGGAGGGTATCGGTTCTTTCTACAACGGTTTCACCCCAATTTTGTTCAAGCAGATTCCATACAACATCGCTAAGTTTGTCGTTTTCGAGCACGCCGCGAACGCCTACTTCGGTCTTGCTGGCAGCAAGGAGAACTTGAGCACCACTGCTGCCACTGGTATTAACTTGCTAGCTGGTTTGACTGCTGGTttagctgctgctgtgaTTTCCCAGCCTGCCGACACTTTGTTGTCCAAGGTCAACAAGACCAAGAAGGCTCCAGGTCAGTCCACCTTCGGCCTATTGATGCAATTGGCCAAGCAGCTAGGTTTCGTCGGTTCTTTTGCCGGCTTGCCTACTCGTCTCGTGATGGTTGGTACCTTGACCTCGTTGCAGTTCGGTATCTACGGCAAGTTGAAGCAGTCCTTGGGCTGCGGTCCTGCCGTTGAGATCGGCAAGGGCCACTAA
- a CDS encoding NMT1/THI5 family protein (Non-syntenic homolog of Saccharomyces cerevisiae YDL244W (THI13)), whose protein sequence is MQWGVAAETAPKMSSKVSFLLNWQPAPYHIAIFLAQSKGYFQQEGVDIALLEPTNPSDVTELIGAGKVDMGLKAMIHTLAAKARGFPVTSVASLLDEPFTGVLYLRGNGVTDTFSSLKGKRVGYVGEFGKIQLDELTKYHGMSPEDYKAVRCGMNVAKHIIQGKIDAGIGIECMQQVELEEYCRTSGRSVEDARMMRIDQLACLGCCCFCTILYICNDEFLAANPDKVRSFLRAVKRSTEFVLNEPEQAWREYLVLKPQLNNELSYKQYQRCYAYFSSCLYNVHRDWRKVTGYGKRLGVLPPGYVANYTNDYLAWEEPEEVADPLEAQRLMAVHQENCRDMGGFKRLDLAKLQRS, encoded by the coding sequence ATGCAATGGGGTGTAGCTGCGGAGACTGCACCGAAGATGTCTAGCAAAGTTTCATTCCTATTGAATTGGCAGCCTGCGCCATACCACATTGCGATTTTTCTAGCCCAGTCCAAGGGCTACTTTCAGCAGGAGGGTGTGGACATTGCGCTGCTCGAGCCCACGAACCCGTCCGACGTGACGGAGTTGATCGGTGCGGGCAAGGTTGACATGGGCCTAAAGGCGATGATCCATACGCTGGCCGCTAAGGCACGTGGTTTCCCGGTCACTTCTGTTGCATCGCTGCTGGATGAGCCGTTCACCGGGGTTCTGTACCTGCGTGGCAACGGAGTCACAGATACTTTCAGCTCTCTCAAGGGGAAGCGTGTCGGATATGTCGGTGAGTTCGGTAAGATCCAACTAGATGAGCTGACCAAGTACCATGGTATGTCCCCCGAAGACTATAAAGCAGTCCGGTGTGGTATGAATGTCGCCAAGCATATCATCCAGGGTAAAATTGACGCTGGGATTGGTATTGAGTGCATGCAGCAGGTGGAGCTAGAGGAGTATTGCAGAACCTCTGGTCGGTCTGTAGAGGACGCGCGGATGATGCGCATTGACCAACTGGCATGTTTGGGCTGTTGCTGCTTCTGCACTATTCTATACATATGCAATGATGAATTTTTGGCGGCTAATCCTGACAAGGTCCGTTCTTTCCTCCGTGCAGTCAAGAGGTCCACGGAGTTTGTTTTGAACGAACCTGAGCAAGCGTGGAGAGAGTACCTGGTGCTCAAACCACAGTTGAACAACGAGCTTTCCTACAAGCAGTATCAGCGCTGTTACGCGTATTTCTCTTCCTGTTTGTACAACGTCCACAGGGACTGGCGCAAGGTGACCGGTTACGGAAAACGACTGGGTGTGCTACCTCCCGGATATGTGGCTAATTATACAAATGATTATCTTGCTTGGGAAGAGCCCGAAGAAGTTGCGGATCCACTTGAAGCGCAACGTTTAATGGCGGTCCATCAAGAGAACTGTAGGGACATGGGGGGTTTCAAGAGGTTGGATCTTGCTAAACTGCAGCGCAGCTGA